A section of the Clostridium omnivorum genome encodes:
- a CDS encoding flagellar FlbD family protein has product MIKLTGMNNKEFVINAEHIEKVEEMPDTIITLTNGNKYIVLESVDEVIDLVIEYKNKIFNFGR; this is encoded by the coding sequence ATGATTAAGCTTACAGGAATGAATAATAAAGAATTTGTTATTAATGCTGAACATATCGAGAAGGTTGAAGAAATGCCAGATACTATTATTACATTGACTAATGGAAATAAATATATTGTTCTAGAGTCTGTAGATGAAGTCATCGATTTAGTCATAGAGTATAAAAATAAGATTTTTAATTTTGGTAGATAA
- a CDS encoding flagellar basal body-associated FliL family protein: MGEKKEKKEKTKGTGDKLKLVIIILLVLVIVGGGSFAAWFIFFNKNTAAANATNTAASTQKVVVSNDPNVTAYEASDYKLELDEFLVNLSDDGGKKYLKVKMILGYNTKEKKKFPAELEEKKPILRDTIIAALRNRKSTDITAKGIEDLKKEIINRVNVNLEYGKINNVFITDIIVQ, encoded by the coding sequence ATGGGAGAGAAAAAAGAAAAGAAGGAAAAGACAAAGGGTACAGGAGATAAGCTTAAGTTAGTAATAATTATACTTTTAGTTTTGGTTATTGTAGGTGGAGGATCCTTTGCTGCATGGTTTATATTCTTTAATAAGAATACTGCAGCGGCAAATGCTACAAATACAGCTGCAAGTACTCAAAAAGTTGTTGTATCAAATGATCCTAATGTAACTGCTTATGAAGCTTCAGATTATAAGCTAGAATTAGATGAATTTCTTGTAAATCTTTCAGATGATGGAGGGAAAAAGTATCTTAAGGTTAAGATGATATTAGGGTATAACACAAAGGAAAAAAAGAAATTTCCTGCAGAGCTTGAAGAGAAAAAACCTATTTTAAGAGACACAATTATAGCAGCTTTAAGAAATAGAAAGTCTACTGATATAACTGCAAAAGGAATTGAAGATCTAAAGAAAGAGATTATAAACAGAGTTAATGTAAACTTGGAATACGGAAAAATCAATAATGTCTTTATCACAGATATTATAGTACAGTAG
- the fliO gene encoding flagellar biosynthetic protein FliO: protein MDSEFWLMLLKIILALPFILVLIYLSLKYGGSKLQHIQNGRYIKILERVTLSKENSLLVVRIGEKGYVISSTNNNIQVLSEVSSEEMTKIEETKIIPQYSSLKEFYEKVIRKKEDNHE, encoded by the coding sequence ATGGATAGTGAATTTTGGTTAATGCTCTTAAAAATCATACTAGCTTTACCTTTTATACTTGTTTTAATATACTTGTCTTTAAAATATGGTGGCAGCAAGCTTCAACATATTCAGAATGGAAGATATATTAAGATTTTAGAAAGAGTTACACTTTCTAAAGAAAACAGTTTACTTGTAGTGAGGATAGGTGAAAAGGGCTATGTGATTTCGTCTACAAATAATAATATTCAAGTATTGTCTGAGGTTAGTAGTGAAGAAATGACTAAAATTGAAGAAACAAAGATAATACCACAGTATTCAAGCCTAAAGGAGTTTTATGAAAAAGTTATTAGAAAAAAGGAAGATAACCATGAATAA
- the fliP gene encoding flagellar type III secretion system pore protein FliP (The bacterial flagellar biogenesis protein FliP forms a type III secretion system (T3SS)-type pore required for flagellar assembly.), with protein sequence MNKKRVAISLLAFLVLFFIGTKVYAAPETIPIPRINISVDNANTPTEYVDNIKLLIMLTILTLLPSIIVMMTSFIRISVVFSFLRGALGTQQAPPNQVLVGLAIFLTIFIMAPTFNKINSTAITPYLNNTITQAQAIEEGAKPLREFMLKQTRQKDLKLFVEASKYNGTITKENVPLYIVIPAYVISELQTAFKIGFLLYIPFIIMDLVVSSILLSMGMMMLPPVMISLPFKLLLFVMVDGWNLLVKSLIMSFS encoded by the coding sequence ATGAATAAAAAACGTGTCGCAATTTCATTGCTTGCTTTTTTAGTTTTGTTTTTTATAGGTACAAAGGTATATGCAGCACCAGAGACAATACCTATTCCGCGTATAAATATTTCTGTGGACAATGCTAATACGCCTACTGAGTATGTAGATAATATAAAGCTTCTTATAATGCTTACAATATTGACGTTGTTACCTTCAATAATAGTAATGATGACCAGCTTTATAAGAATTTCAGTAGTTTTCTCTTTTTTAAGAGGAGCACTAGGAACACAGCAAGCGCCACCTAATCAGGTTCTCGTTGGACTAGCAATATTTTTGACCATTTTTATAATGGCGCCTACTTTTAACAAAATTAATTCAACAGCAATAACACCTTATCTTAATAACACAATTACTCAGGCACAGGCTATTGAGGAAGGTGCTAAACCGCTTAGAGAATTTATGCTTAAGCAGACTAGACAAAAGGATTTAAAGCTTTTTGTGGAAGCTTCAAAATATAATGGAACAATTACAAAAGAAAATGTGCCATTATATATTGTTATACCTGCCTATGTTATAAGCGAGCTACAAACTGCTTTTAAAATAGGATTTTTGTTATATATACCATTTATAATTATGGATTTGGTCGTATCAAGTATTCTTTTATCAATGGGTATGATGATGCTTCCACCTGTAATGATTTCACTACCATTTAAATTGCTTTTGTTTGTAATGGTGGATGGATGGAATCTATTAGTGAAGTCACTTATTATGAGTTTTTCGTGA
- the fliQ gene encoding flagellar biosynthesis protein FliQ, producing the protein MSENMVMSIIKDAIQTGLLVAAPILIVSLAVGLIISIFQATTQIQEQTLTFVPKIIAAAIIGLIAGPWMMHTIVNFTERIFALISNIVH; encoded by the coding sequence ATGAGCGAAAATATGGTTATGTCCATTATAAAAGATGCAATTCAGACTGGGCTTTTAGTTGCAGCACCAATTCTTATTGTATCTTTAGCAGTTGGACTTATTATAAGTATTTTTCAGGCTACAACTCAGATCCAGGAGCAAACTTTAACTTTTGTACCTAAAATAATTGCTGCAGCAATTATTGGACTTATAGCAGGTCCATGGATGATGCATACAATTGTTAACTTTACTGAAAGAATTTTTGCTCTTATATCCAATATTGTTCATTAG
- a CDS encoding fused FliR family export protein/FlhB family type III secretion system protein, whose translation MISTTYFLAFLLAFLRMFGFFTVLPVFFPKGLPNIAKIALTAIMGYMLLPGIDYSFLTSINSTNTLIFYCINEVITGLVLGYIANLCFNSVKMAGQLIDFQIGFSMINMFDPSSGSNTTLVENLLYWLSLMLFFIIDGHHMLIRALMESFNVVGLGKFILNQKSIMLIIKAFIEFFAIGLKIAIPVILVIIITDIVLGLIGRSVPSLNIMILGLPVKILVGLAGFLFALPYIVKVIVTTFDGTGDLFKSLFKVLTVVFIFASEDKTEEATPKKKSEARKKGQVARSKEVNLALTLLATTLILITLGGYVGNSFKATIITFLSNYLNIDLNYNTLRNITFIAMWRVFLVFLPVALPIMIMGILANYIQVGFMFIGEPLKPQLSKLNPLKGLKRMFSMRTLVETIKNIIIVILLCYVGYSFVRDNFSYILTIGNLKVGEIPVSFGKIVINIFFKVTLIMIIIALIDYIYQRYTYNKELKMTKQEVKEEFKQQEGDPQIKSKIKQRQREMASRRMMQAVPSATVVVTNPTHIAIALKYDEGKSEAPILVAKGADAVAIRIKEIAKENDVPIIENRPLARLIYEKVELDSEIPNDMYQAVAEILALVYKMKKRK comes from the coding sequence TTGATTAGTACTACTTACTTTTTAGCTTTTTTACTAGCTTTTTTAAGAATGTTTGGTTTTTTTACAGTATTACCAGTATTTTTTCCAAAGGGATTGCCTAATATTGCAAAGATTGCACTTACAGCAATTATGGGCTATATGCTTTTACCTGGAATTGATTATAGTTTTTTAACTTCTATAAACAGCACTAATACACTTATTTTTTATTGCATTAATGAAGTAATAACTGGATTAGTTCTTGGATATATTGCTAACTTATGTTTTAACAGTGTAAAAATGGCTGGACAGCTAATAGACTTTCAGATTGGATTTTCTATGATTAATATGTTCGACCCATCTTCCGGTTCTAATACAACCCTAGTTGAAAACCTTCTTTATTGGCTAAGCTTAATGCTATTTTTTATAATTGATGGGCATCACATGTTGATTAGAGCGCTGATGGAAAGCTTTAATGTTGTTGGACTCGGAAAATTTATACTAAATCAAAAATCTATAATGCTAATTATTAAAGCTTTTATAGAATTTTTTGCTATAGGCTTAAAAATTGCAATACCTGTTATCCTTGTTATTATCATTACAGATATTGTATTGGGACTTATAGGAAGATCAGTTCCATCGCTAAACATAATGATTTTAGGACTTCCTGTAAAAATTCTAGTAGGGCTTGCGGGTTTTTTATTTGCATTACCTTATATTGTAAAAGTTATAGTAACTACCTTTGATGGAACAGGAGATTTATTCAAGAGTTTATTTAAGGTGTTGACTGTAGTTTTTATTTTTGCTTCTGAAGATAAGACAGAAGAGGCCACCCCTAAGAAGAAGAGTGAGGCTAGGAAAAAAGGTCAAGTAGCTAGAAGTAAAGAAGTCAATCTTGCTCTTACACTACTTGCAACCACATTAATATTAATAACTTTAGGTGGGTATGTTGGAAATAGTTTTAAAGCTACAATAATTACCTTTTTAAGCAATTATCTTAATATAGATTTAAACTATAATACTTTAAGAAATATAACATTTATAGCAATGTGGAGGGTTTTTTTAGTATTTTTACCAGTAGCACTACCAATCATGATTATGGGAATTCTAGCAAATTATATACAAGTAGGTTTCATGTTTATAGGCGAACCTTTAAAACCACAACTGTCCAAGTTAAATCCTCTTAAAGGATTAAAAAGGATGTTTTCAATGAGGACATTAGTGGAAACAATCAAGAATATTATTATAGTTATCTTGCTTTGCTATGTTGGATACTCCTTTGTTAGAGATAACTTTTCATATATATTAACTATTGGTAACTTGAAAGTAGGAGAAATACCAGTTTCATTTGGCAAAATAGTAATTAATATTTTCTTTAAAGTAACCTTAATAATGATTATAATAGCATTGATAGATTATATTTATCAAAGGTATACGTACAACAAAGAGTTAAAAATGACAAAACAGGAAGTTAAAGAAGAATTTAAACAGCAAGAAGGAGATCCACAGATAAAGTCAAAAATAAAACAAAGGCAAAGGGAAATGGCATCAAGAAGAATGATGCAAGCAGTACCTAGTGCTACTGTGGTTGTGACAAATCCTACTCATATAGCAATTGCTCTAAAATATGATGAAGGAAAAAGTGAAGCTCCAATACTAGTTGCTAAAGGAGCAGACGCAGTAGCAATTAGAATTAAGGAAATTGCTAAAGAAAATGATGTACCGATAATTGAGAATAGGCCATTAGCAAGACTTATATATGAAAAAGTTGAACTTGATTCAGAAATTCCTAATGATATGTATCAAGCCGTAGCCGAAATACTGGCTCTAGTTTATAAAATGAAGAAGAGAAAGTAG
- the flhA gene encoding flagellar biosynthesis protein FlhA: protein MINLASNNKPKVNLKNNTDVIVAFGVIAIVLMIIIPFPPKMLDVLIVLNITLSIMIILLTMFTTEVLQFSVFPTMLLITTLFRLGLNISSTRLILKDAYAGDVIEAFGSFVVGGNYIVGIIIFLIIMIVQFLVITNGAGRVSEVSARFTLDAMPGKQMSIDADLNSGLINEEQAKLKRRNIQMEADFYGAMDGASKFVKGDAIASIIITVINIIAGIIIGVVMLKMDIQTAATTYVRLTIGDGLVSQIPALLISTASGILVTRSGSDENLGTVLVSQLTGFPKVFAIASGVLMVLAIVPGLPHFVFFILSVATGISAYFLFKDEKSKEIMKIESEQMEITETEKREPENVMSLIAVEPMEIEIGYGLIPLADESSGGDLLERIASVRRQCAIEMGIIVQPIRIRDNLQLKTNEYIIKIRGTVTAKGELMPNMLLCMDPTNGDFELQGIKTVEPAFGLPAVWINKDQREDAEIKGLTVVDPTTVMVTHLTETIKSHSYELLGRQEVKLIVDTVKEKYSAVVEELIPDLMTIGEVQKVLQNLLKEKVPIKDMVTIMESLADNSRVTKDLELLTEYVRFALARTICNPLIDDRGAITVATLSPEVEDVVSSNIQKSMQGSFPAVDPDTTGRILNSIKGVLDSVYFYDNQPVLLVSPKIRPAFRKLIEMVFPHINVLSLNEIPNEIEIRTEGVVTI from the coding sequence GTGATAAATTTGGCGTCAAATAACAAGCCTAAAGTTAATTTAAAAAACAATACAGATGTCATAGTTGCTTTTGGTGTAATAGCTATAGTACTTATGATAATTATACCTTTTCCACCCAAGATGCTGGATGTCCTGATAGTATTAAATATAACACTATCAATAATGATAATATTATTAACTATGTTTACTACTGAAGTATTGCAGTTTTCAGTTTTCCCAACTATGCTTCTTATTACAACACTTTTTAGACTAGGACTTAATATTTCCTCAACGAGACTTATACTTAAGGATGCGTATGCAGGGGATGTTATTGAAGCTTTTGGGAGCTTCGTTGTTGGTGGAAACTATATTGTAGGTATTATAATATTCTTAATAATTATGATAGTTCAGTTTTTAGTTATTACTAATGGTGCAGGAAGAGTATCAGAAGTATCTGCTAGATTTACTTTGGATGCTATGCCTGGTAAACAAATGAGTATAGATGCTGATTTAAATTCAGGTCTTATAAATGAGGAACAAGCAAAGTTAAAGAGAAGAAACATACAAATGGAAGCTGATTTTTATGGAGCAATGGATGGTGCTTCAAAATTCGTTAAAGGGGATGCTATTGCAAGTATTATTATTACAGTAATTAATATAATTGCAGGTATAATAATTGGGGTTGTAATGCTAAAAATGGATATACAAACTGCAGCTACCACTTATGTAAGACTTACAATAGGTGACGGACTTGTGAGCCAGATTCCAGCACTACTGATTTCCACAGCCTCAGGTATATTAGTAACTCGTTCAGGAAGTGATGAAAATCTAGGTACAGTACTTGTTTCACAGCTTACTGGTTTTCCAAAGGTTTTTGCTATTGCTTCAGGAGTACTGATGGTACTAGCAATTGTTCCTGGTCTTCCTCACTTTGTATTCTTTATATTATCTGTGGCTACTGGAATAAGTGCTTACTTCCTATTTAAGGATGAAAAGTCAAAAGAAATAATGAAGATTGAATCTGAACAGATGGAGATTACTGAAACCGAGAAGAGGGAACCTGAGAATGTGATGAGTTTAATTGCAGTAGAGCCAATGGAAATTGAAATTGGATATGGACTAATTCCTCTAGCTGATGAAAGCTCTGGCGGTGATTTACTTGAGAGAATCGCTTCAGTAAGAAGACAATGTGCCATTGAAATGGGAATAATAGTACAACCTATTAGAATTCGGGACAACCTTCAGCTTAAGACTAACGAATACATCATTAAGATAAGGGGAACAGTAACTGCAAAAGGTGAACTGATGCCTAATATGCTTTTATGTATGGATCCAACTAATGGTGATTTTGAACTACAAGGAATAAAAACAGTGGAGCCAGCATTTGGATTACCTGCTGTGTGGATAAATAAGGATCAAAGAGAAGATGCCGAAATAAAGGGACTCACAGTAGTTGATCCTACTACTGTTATGGTTACACACTTAACTGAGACCATTAAGTCTCACAGTTATGAATTACTTGGTAGACAAGAAGTAAAGCTAATTGTGGATACAGTAAAGGAAAAGTACAGTGCAGTTGTTGAAGAACTTATACCTGATCTTATGACAATAGGCGAAGTTCAAAAAGTATTACAAAATCTGCTAAAGGAAAAGGTTCCAATAAAGGATATGGTAACAATTATGGAGTCTTTAGCAGACAATTCAAGGGTAACAAAGGACTTAGAGCTTTTAACTGAATATGTTAGATTTGCACTAGCAAGAACTATTTGTAATCCTCTTATCGATGATAGAGGTGCTATAACTGTTGCTACACTTTCACCAGAAGTTGAAGATGTGGTTTCTAGCAATATACAAAAGTCAATGCAAGGTTCCTTCCCAGCAGTTGATCCAGATACTACTGGAAGAATATTAAATTCAATAAAAGGGGTTCTAGATAGCGTATATTTTTACGACAATCAACCGGTGCTTTTAGTTTCACCAAAAATTAGACCTGCTTTTAGAAAACTAATTGAAATGGTATTCCCACATATTAATGTATTATCATTAAATGAGATACCGAATGAAATTGAGATAAGAACCGAAGGAGTAGTGACTATCTAA
- the flhF gene encoding flagellar biosynthesis protein FlhF, which produces MIIKRYIVSNMNEAMTRIRYELGKDAVIISQRKIKKPGLMGFFSKKVIEVTAAVENNKKKEEDMTESIEAIKKLMKQDGTIDSADISVPKKEKVTILREKEVYKPESQAMQSKQVDLYKEMQEMKNMLGNILDKSQGLTETGVKSDLVSKLEDNDVNDKAIKKILSHMEIQGEDLEEKEKARYAIESMISESDVKMEGSVVLVGPTGVGKTTTIAKLAGRLSLLEKKKVGLITIDTYRIGAVEQLKTYADIMNIPFKVVFTIKEMEAAVEAMSDCDVILIDTTGRSSKNAMQISELRAFVEKVNTDNIHLVISCTTKNKDIDSIVEGYKQLKYNNVIITKLDETQSYGSIINILEIAKKPISFITTGQNVPDDIRKPSTKEISNLILGEDSIC; this is translated from the coding sequence ATGATTATAAAGAGGTATATTGTTAGTAATATGAACGAAGCTATGACGCGTATTAGATACGAGCTTGGCAAGGATGCTGTTATTATAAGCCAGAGAAAAATAAAAAAACCTGGACTTATGGGATTTTTCTCAAAAAAAGTAATTGAAGTAACTGCTGCAGTAGAGAATAACAAAAAGAAGGAAGAAGATATGACAGAAAGTATTGAGGCCATTAAAAAACTTATGAAACAAGATGGTACAATAGATAGTGCTGACATATCTGTTCCTAAGAAGGAAAAAGTTACTATATTACGTGAAAAGGAAGTCTATAAACCTGAAAGTCAAGCTATGCAAAGTAAGCAGGTGGATTTATATAAAGAAATGCAAGAAATGAAAAATATGCTTGGTAATATTCTGGATAAATCTCAAGGCCTAACTGAAACTGGAGTAAAGAGTGATTTGGTATCAAAACTAGAAGATAATGATGTTAATGATAAAGCAATAAAGAAAATATTAAGTCACATGGAAATTCAAGGTGAAGATTTAGAAGAGAAAGAAAAAGCGAGATATGCAATTGAAAGCATGATATCTGAATCTGATGTTAAGATGGAGGGCAGTGTGGTATTAGTTGGACCAACAGGTGTTGGGAAAACTACTACCATAGCAAAACTCGCTGGAAGACTATCTTTACTAGAAAAGAAGAAAGTTGGACTTATTACAATTGATACTTATAGAATTGGTGCTGTGGAGCAGCTCAAAACCTATGCCGATATTATGAACATACCATTTAAAGTGGTTTTTACAATTAAAGAAATGGAAGCAGCAGTAGAAGCAATGTCAGATTGTGATGTTATTTTAATTGATACTACCGGCAGAAGCAGCAAAAATGCAATGCAGATATCAGAGCTCAGGGCTTTTGTTGAAAAGGTTAATACTGATAACATACATCTAGTAATCAGTTGTACAACAAAAAATAAGGATATTGATTCAATTGTTGAAGGCTACAAGCAGCTTAAATATAATAATGTGATTATAACAAAATTAGATGAAACACAGTCCTATGGTTCAATAATAAATATATTAGAAATTGCTAAAAAGCCCATCAGCTTCATTACAACAGGTCAAAATGTTCCAGACGATATTAGAAAACCAAGTACTAAGGAAATTTCTAATCTTATACTAGGAGAGGATAGTATATGTTAG